One genomic window of Aethina tumida isolate Nest 87 chromosome 3, icAetTumi1.1, whole genome shotgun sequence includes the following:
- the LOC109596504 gene encoding cytoplasmic dynein 1 intermediate chain isoform X9, which yields MSDRRAELERKKAKLQALREEKDRRRREKELKDVEEAANRTILGGGGDRKELDEMLSSLGVAPVSDVLSSISSANSLTPEHSINHTPDTSLQPNSLPNNVIAVKKRVPTLSLTVKTTNIPPKEIVTYTKQTQTNASGHERDGSSSSSSPLKGYMEDWWRPRKAHATDYYVLTYDDGQGEDEEGSLPHMGYGGGGSKLPPGILPHGLPQVKEVQPAVTSVEEEQKKQEVKEIKELSEEQKQMIILSEDFQHFMDRAGRLMERAICEAVDIYTDYSGGPGEDGLDEKSHQRLSFNRAFFDERWSKNRVVTSLDWSPQFPELLLASYNNNEEAPNDPDGVVLVWNTKFKKTTPEYIFHCQSAVLSTTFARFHPNLILGGTYSGQIVLWDNRVQKRTPIQRTPLSASAHTHPVYCMSVVGTQNAHNLISVSTDGRLCSWSLDMLGQPQEILDLHRVQSKPVAVTCLDFPHSDINNFVVGSEEGSAYSACRHGAKAGIQETYDGHQGPVMGVSVNSVQGGIDFSHMFLTSSIDWTIKLWSLKDSKPIYSFEDNGDYVLDVKWSPNHPALFAAVDGSGRLDLWNLNQDTEVPAASVTVEGAPALNKVSWTPSGLHVTVGDNQGKIWVYDVAENFANPRHDEWNKFLYTTQELRNNQVDDELEKLNYSVSSTSLSNITSTPLR from the exons ATGTCAGACAGAAGGGCAGAACTTGAAAGGAAGAAGGCTAAGCTCCAAGCACTTAGGGAAGAAAAAGACAGGCGGAGAAGGGAAAAAGAACTCAAAGATGTGGAGGAAGCAGCTAACAGGACAATTTTGGGAGGAGGTGGTGACAGGAAGGAACTGGATGAGATGCTTAGTTCTCTTGGTGTTGCTCCTGTGTCAGATGTACTATCCAGTATATCTAGTGCTAATTCCTTAACTCCGGAACATAGTATAAACCACACTCCTGATACATCACTGCAGCCAAACAGCTTACCCAACAA TGTAATTGCAGTGAAAAAGAGGGTTCCAACATTATCTCTCACCGTGAAGACTACGAATATACCCCCGAAAGAAATTGTTACTTATACGAAACAGACCCAAACCAATGCATCGGGTCACGAAAGAGACG GATCTTCTTCATCTTCTTCCCCACTTAAAGGCTACATGGAGGACTGGTGGAGGCCTCGCAAAG CTCATGCAACCGATTATTACG TTTTGACGTATGACGATGGGCAAGGCGAGGACGAGGAGGGCAGTCTGCCTCACATGGGCTACGGCGGCGGTGGTAGCAAGCTGCCGCCAGGCATCCTGCCCCACGGACTACCCCAGGTCAAGGAAGTGCAGCCGGCTGTTACCTCTGTCGAGGAGGAACAAAAGAAACAGGAGGTCAAAGAAA TCAAAGAATTGAGCGAGGAGCAAAAGCAGATGATTATCCTGTCGGAGGACTTCCAGCATTTCATGGACCGAGCGGGAAGACTTATGGAACGTGCCATTTGCGAGGCTGTTGATATTTACACCGACTACAGCGGTGGACCTGGAGAAGATGGatt AGACGAAAAGTCGCATCAACGACTGTCGTTCAATCGTGCATTCTTCGACGAGCGATGGTCCAAGAACCGCGTTGTTACGTCCCTGGATTGGTCTCCACAATTTCCGGAGCTATTGCTCGCCTCCTACAACAACAACGAAGAAGCGCCCAACGATCCAGATGGCGTCGTCTTGGTGTGGAACACTAAGTTTAAGAAGACGACGCCCGAGTACATATTCCATTGTCAGAGCGCTGTGTTGTCCACCACATTCGCCCGTTTCCATCCCAACTTGATTTTGGGAGGAACATATTCCGGACAGATTGTGCTGTGGGACAATCGAGTGCAGAAACGCACCCCTATCCAAAGAACACCACTTTCCGCATCTGCACACACg CATCCAGTGTACTGTATGAGTGTCGTGGGCACTCAAAATGCGCACAATTTGATCAGTGTGTCGACGGATGGTCGCCTGTGCTCTTGGTCGTTGGATATGTTGGGACAGCCCCAGGAGATTTTAGACTTACACCGCGTTCAGTCGAAACCTGTGGCCGTGACCTGTCTGGATTTCCCACACTCGGACATCAACAACTTCGTGGTCGGCAGTGAGGAGGGTTCCGCCTACTCAGCCTGTCGCCACGGCGCCAAGGCGGGCATTCAGGAGACTTACGATGGACACCAGGGTCCCGTGATGGGTGTCAGTGTCAACAGCGTACAGGGTGGCATCGATTTTTCGCACATGTTCCTCACCTCGTCCATCGATTGGACCATCAAGTTGTGGAGTTTGAAGGATTCAAAGCCCATCTATTCGTTCGAGGATAACGGCGATTACGTACTCGATGTGAAATGGTCGCCCAATCATCCAGCTCTATTCGCCGCTGTAGACGGCAGCGGTCGTTTAGATCTGTGGAATCTAAATCAAGACACGGAGGTGCCGGCCGCCAGCGTGACCGTGGAGGGGGCGCCGGCCCTCAACAAGGTTTCGTGGACGCCGTCCGGTCTTCATGTCACCGTCGGGGATAACCAGGGCAAGATTTGGGTCTACGATGTTGCCGAA AACTTCGCAAACCCTAGGCACGACGAGTGGAATAAATTCCTGTATACCACCCAAGAGTTGCGAAATAATCAGGTGGACGatgaattagaaaaattaaattattctgtttCTAGTACGTCCTTGTCGAACATAACATCTACTCCACTCCGATAA
- the LOC109596504 gene encoding cytoplasmic dynein 1 intermediate chain isoform X18 has protein sequence MSDRRAELERKKAKLQALREEKDRRRREKELKDVEEAANRTILGGGGDRKELDEMLSSLGVAPVSDVLSSISSANSLTPEHSINHTPDTSLQPNSLPNNVIAVKKRVPTLSLTVKTTNIPPKEIVTYTKQTQTNASGHERDDEYNLNPGLEWEDEFTGEDEEGSLPHMGYGGGGSKLPPGILPHGLPQVKEVQPAVTSVEEEQKKQEVKEIKELSEEQKQMIILSEDFQHFMDRAGRLMERAICEAVDIYTDYSGGPGEDGLDEKSHQRLSFNRAFFDERWSKNRVVTSLDWSPQFPELLLASYNNNEEAPNDPDGVVLVWNTKFKKTTPEYIFHCQSAVLSTTFARFHPNLILGGTYSGQIVLWDNRVQKRTPIQRTPLSASAHTHPVYCMSVVGTQNAHNLISVSTDGRLCSWSLDMLGQPQEILDLHRVQSKPVAVTCLDFPHSDINNFVVGSEEGSAYSACRHGAKAGIQETYDGHQGPVMGVSVNSVQGGIDFSHMFLTSSIDWTIKLWSLKDSKPIYSFEDNGDYVLDVKWSPNHPALFAAVDGSGRLDLWNLNQDTEVPAASVTVEGAPALNKVSWTPSGLHVTVGDNQGKIWVYDVAENFANPRHDEWNKFLYTTQELRNNQVDDELEKLNYSVSSTSLSNITSTPLR, from the exons ATGTCAGACAGAAGGGCAGAACTTGAAAGGAAGAAGGCTAAGCTCCAAGCACTTAGGGAAGAAAAAGACAGGCGGAGAAGGGAAAAAGAACTCAAAGATGTGGAGGAAGCAGCTAACAGGACAATTTTGGGAGGAGGTGGTGACAGGAAGGAACTGGATGAGATGCTTAGTTCTCTTGGTGTTGCTCCTGTGTCAGATGTACTATCCAGTATATCTAGTGCTAATTCCTTAACTCCGGAACATAGTATAAACCACACTCCTGATACATCACTGCAGCCAAACAGCTTACCCAACAA TGTAATTGCAGTGAAAAAGAGGGTTCCAACATTATCTCTCACCGTGAAGACTACGAATATACCCCCGAAAGAAATTGTTACTTATACGAAACAGACCCAAACCAATGCATCGGGTCACGAAAGAGACG ACGAGTACAATCTAAATCCGGGTTTAGAATGGGAGGACGAGTTCACAG GCGAGGACGAGGAGGGCAGTCTGCCTCACATGGGCTACGGCGGCGGTGGTAGCAAGCTGCCGCCAGGCATCCTGCCCCACGGACTACCCCAGGTCAAGGAAGTGCAGCCGGCTGTTACCTCTGTCGAGGAGGAACAAAAGAAACAGGAGGTCAAAGAAA TCAAAGAATTGAGCGAGGAGCAAAAGCAGATGATTATCCTGTCGGAGGACTTCCAGCATTTCATGGACCGAGCGGGAAGACTTATGGAACGTGCCATTTGCGAGGCTGTTGATATTTACACCGACTACAGCGGTGGACCTGGAGAAGATGGatt AGACGAAAAGTCGCATCAACGACTGTCGTTCAATCGTGCATTCTTCGACGAGCGATGGTCCAAGAACCGCGTTGTTACGTCCCTGGATTGGTCTCCACAATTTCCGGAGCTATTGCTCGCCTCCTACAACAACAACGAAGAAGCGCCCAACGATCCAGATGGCGTCGTCTTGGTGTGGAACACTAAGTTTAAGAAGACGACGCCCGAGTACATATTCCATTGTCAGAGCGCTGTGTTGTCCACCACATTCGCCCGTTTCCATCCCAACTTGATTTTGGGAGGAACATATTCCGGACAGATTGTGCTGTGGGACAATCGAGTGCAGAAACGCACCCCTATCCAAAGAACACCACTTTCCGCATCTGCACACACg CATCCAGTGTACTGTATGAGTGTCGTGGGCACTCAAAATGCGCACAATTTGATCAGTGTGTCGACGGATGGTCGCCTGTGCTCTTGGTCGTTGGATATGTTGGGACAGCCCCAGGAGATTTTAGACTTACACCGCGTTCAGTCGAAACCTGTGGCCGTGACCTGTCTGGATTTCCCACACTCGGACATCAACAACTTCGTGGTCGGCAGTGAGGAGGGTTCCGCCTACTCAGCCTGTCGCCACGGCGCCAAGGCGGGCATTCAGGAGACTTACGATGGACACCAGGGTCCCGTGATGGGTGTCAGTGTCAACAGCGTACAGGGTGGCATCGATTTTTCGCACATGTTCCTCACCTCGTCCATCGATTGGACCATCAAGTTGTGGAGTTTGAAGGATTCAAAGCCCATCTATTCGTTCGAGGATAACGGCGATTACGTACTCGATGTGAAATGGTCGCCCAATCATCCAGCTCTATTCGCCGCTGTAGACGGCAGCGGTCGTTTAGATCTGTGGAATCTAAATCAAGACACGGAGGTGCCGGCCGCCAGCGTGACCGTGGAGGGGGCGCCGGCCCTCAACAAGGTTTCGTGGACGCCGTCCGGTCTTCATGTCACCGTCGGGGATAACCAGGGCAAGATTTGGGTCTACGATGTTGCCGAA AACTTCGCAAACCCTAGGCACGACGAGTGGAATAAATTCCTGTATACCACCCAAGAGTTGCGAAATAATCAGGTGGACGatgaattagaaaaattaaattattctgtttCTAGTACGTCCTTGTCGAACATAACATCTACTCCACTCCGATAA
- the LOC109596504 gene encoding cytoplasmic dynein 1 intermediate chain isoform X8 yields the protein MSDRRAELERKKAKLQALREEKDRRRREKELKDVEEAANRTILGGGGDRKELDEMLSSLGVAPVSDVLSSISSANSLTPEHSINHTPDTSLQPNSLPNNVIAVKKRVPTLSLTVKTTNIPPKEIVTYTKQTQTNASGHERDGSSSSSSPLKGYMEDWWRPRKDEYNLNPGLEWEDEFTGEDEEGSLPHMGYGGGGSKLPPGILPHGLPQVKEVQPAVTSVEEEQKKQEVKEIKELSEEQKQMIILSEDFQHFMDRAGRLMERAICEAVDIYTDYSGGPGEDGLDEKSHQRLSFNRAFFDERWSKNRVVTSLDWSPQFPELLLASYNNNEEAPNDPDGVVLVWNTKFKKTTPEYIFHCQSAVLSTTFARFHPNLILGGTYSGQIVLWDNRVQKRTPIQRTPLSASAHTHPVYCMSVVGTQNAHNLISVSTDGRLCSWSLDMLGQPQEILDLHRVQSKPVAVTCLDFPHSDINNFVVGSEEGSAYSACRHGAKAGIQETYDGHQGPVMGVSVNSVQGGIDFSHMFLTSSIDWTIKLWSLKDSKPIYSFEDNGDYVLDVKWSPNHPALFAAVDGSGRLDLWNLNQDTEVPAASVTVEGAPALNKVSWTPSGLHVTVGDNQGKIWVYDVAENFANPRHDEWNKFLYTTQELRNNQVDDELEKLNYSVSSTSLSNITSTPLR from the exons ATGTCAGACAGAAGGGCAGAACTTGAAAGGAAGAAGGCTAAGCTCCAAGCACTTAGGGAAGAAAAAGACAGGCGGAGAAGGGAAAAAGAACTCAAAGATGTGGAGGAAGCAGCTAACAGGACAATTTTGGGAGGAGGTGGTGACAGGAAGGAACTGGATGAGATGCTTAGTTCTCTTGGTGTTGCTCCTGTGTCAGATGTACTATCCAGTATATCTAGTGCTAATTCCTTAACTCCGGAACATAGTATAAACCACACTCCTGATACATCACTGCAGCCAAACAGCTTACCCAACAA TGTAATTGCAGTGAAAAAGAGGGTTCCAACATTATCTCTCACCGTGAAGACTACGAATATACCCCCGAAAGAAATTGTTACTTATACGAAACAGACCCAAACCAATGCATCGGGTCACGAAAGAGACG GATCTTCTTCATCTTCTTCCCCACTTAAAGGCTACATGGAGGACTGGTGGAGGCCTCGCAAAG ACGAGTACAATCTAAATCCGGGTTTAGAATGGGAGGACGAGTTCACAG GCGAGGACGAGGAGGGCAGTCTGCCTCACATGGGCTACGGCGGCGGTGGTAGCAAGCTGCCGCCAGGCATCCTGCCCCACGGACTACCCCAGGTCAAGGAAGTGCAGCCGGCTGTTACCTCTGTCGAGGAGGAACAAAAGAAACAGGAGGTCAAAGAAA TCAAAGAATTGAGCGAGGAGCAAAAGCAGATGATTATCCTGTCGGAGGACTTCCAGCATTTCATGGACCGAGCGGGAAGACTTATGGAACGTGCCATTTGCGAGGCTGTTGATATTTACACCGACTACAGCGGTGGACCTGGAGAAGATGGatt AGACGAAAAGTCGCATCAACGACTGTCGTTCAATCGTGCATTCTTCGACGAGCGATGGTCCAAGAACCGCGTTGTTACGTCCCTGGATTGGTCTCCACAATTTCCGGAGCTATTGCTCGCCTCCTACAACAACAACGAAGAAGCGCCCAACGATCCAGATGGCGTCGTCTTGGTGTGGAACACTAAGTTTAAGAAGACGACGCCCGAGTACATATTCCATTGTCAGAGCGCTGTGTTGTCCACCACATTCGCCCGTTTCCATCCCAACTTGATTTTGGGAGGAACATATTCCGGACAGATTGTGCTGTGGGACAATCGAGTGCAGAAACGCACCCCTATCCAAAGAACACCACTTTCCGCATCTGCACACACg CATCCAGTGTACTGTATGAGTGTCGTGGGCACTCAAAATGCGCACAATTTGATCAGTGTGTCGACGGATGGTCGCCTGTGCTCTTGGTCGTTGGATATGTTGGGACAGCCCCAGGAGATTTTAGACTTACACCGCGTTCAGTCGAAACCTGTGGCCGTGACCTGTCTGGATTTCCCACACTCGGACATCAACAACTTCGTGGTCGGCAGTGAGGAGGGTTCCGCCTACTCAGCCTGTCGCCACGGCGCCAAGGCGGGCATTCAGGAGACTTACGATGGACACCAGGGTCCCGTGATGGGTGTCAGTGTCAACAGCGTACAGGGTGGCATCGATTTTTCGCACATGTTCCTCACCTCGTCCATCGATTGGACCATCAAGTTGTGGAGTTTGAAGGATTCAAAGCCCATCTATTCGTTCGAGGATAACGGCGATTACGTACTCGATGTGAAATGGTCGCCCAATCATCCAGCTCTATTCGCCGCTGTAGACGGCAGCGGTCGTTTAGATCTGTGGAATCTAAATCAAGACACGGAGGTGCCGGCCGCCAGCGTGACCGTGGAGGGGGCGCCGGCCCTCAACAAGGTTTCGTGGACGCCGTCCGGTCTTCATGTCACCGTCGGGGATAACCAGGGCAAGATTTGGGTCTACGATGTTGCCGAA AACTTCGCAAACCCTAGGCACGACGAGTGGAATAAATTCCTGTATACCACCCAAGAGTTGCGAAATAATCAGGTGGACGatgaattagaaaaattaaattattctgtttCTAGTACGTCCTTGTCGAACATAACATCTACTCCACTCCGATAA
- the LOC109596504 gene encoding cytoplasmic dynein 1 intermediate chain isoform X3: MSDRRAELERKKAKLQALREEKDRRRREKELKDVEEAANRTILGGGGDRKELDEMLSSLGVAPVSDVLSSISSANSLTPEHSINHTPDTSLQPNSLPNNVIAVKKRVPTLSLTVKTTNIPPKEIVTYTKQTQTNASGHERDGSSSSSSPLKGYMEDWWRPRKDEYNLNPGLEWEDEFTVLTYDDGQGEDEEGSLPHMGYGGGGSKLPPGILPHGLPQVKEVQPAVTSVEEEQKKQEVKEIKELSEEQKQMIILSEDFQHFMDRAGRLMERAICEAVDIYTDYSGGPGEDGLDEKSHQRLSFNRAFFDERWSKNRVVTSLDWSPQFPELLLASYNNNEEAPNDPDGVVLVWNTKFKKTTPEYIFHCQSAVLSTTFARFHPNLILGGTYSGQIVLWDNRVQKRTPIQRTPLSASAHTHPVYCMSVVGTQNAHNLISVSTDGRLCSWSLDMLGQPQEILDLHRVQSKPVAVTCLDFPHSDINNFVVGSEEGSAYSACRHGAKAGIQETYDGHQGPVMGVSVNSVQGGIDFSHMFLTSSIDWTIKLWSLKDSKPIYSFEDNGDYVLDVKWSPNHPALFAAVDGSGRLDLWNLNQDTEVPAASVTVEGAPALNKVSWTPSGLHVTVGDNQGKIWVYDVAENFANPRHDEWNKFLYTTQELRNNQVDDELEKLNYSVSSTSLSNITSTPLR, translated from the exons ATGTCAGACAGAAGGGCAGAACTTGAAAGGAAGAAGGCTAAGCTCCAAGCACTTAGGGAAGAAAAAGACAGGCGGAGAAGGGAAAAAGAACTCAAAGATGTGGAGGAAGCAGCTAACAGGACAATTTTGGGAGGAGGTGGTGACAGGAAGGAACTGGATGAGATGCTTAGTTCTCTTGGTGTTGCTCCTGTGTCAGATGTACTATCCAGTATATCTAGTGCTAATTCCTTAACTCCGGAACATAGTATAAACCACACTCCTGATACATCACTGCAGCCAAACAGCTTACCCAACAA TGTAATTGCAGTGAAAAAGAGGGTTCCAACATTATCTCTCACCGTGAAGACTACGAATATACCCCCGAAAGAAATTGTTACTTATACGAAACAGACCCAAACCAATGCATCGGGTCACGAAAGAGACG GATCTTCTTCATCTTCTTCCCCACTTAAAGGCTACATGGAGGACTGGTGGAGGCCTCGCAAAG ACGAGTACAATCTAAATCCGGGTTTAGAATGGGAGGACGAGTTCACAG TTTTGACGTATGACGATGGGCAAGGCGAGGACGAGGAGGGCAGTCTGCCTCACATGGGCTACGGCGGCGGTGGTAGCAAGCTGCCGCCAGGCATCCTGCCCCACGGACTACCCCAGGTCAAGGAAGTGCAGCCGGCTGTTACCTCTGTCGAGGAGGAACAAAAGAAACAGGAGGTCAAAGAAA TCAAAGAATTGAGCGAGGAGCAAAAGCAGATGATTATCCTGTCGGAGGACTTCCAGCATTTCATGGACCGAGCGGGAAGACTTATGGAACGTGCCATTTGCGAGGCTGTTGATATTTACACCGACTACAGCGGTGGACCTGGAGAAGATGGatt AGACGAAAAGTCGCATCAACGACTGTCGTTCAATCGTGCATTCTTCGACGAGCGATGGTCCAAGAACCGCGTTGTTACGTCCCTGGATTGGTCTCCACAATTTCCGGAGCTATTGCTCGCCTCCTACAACAACAACGAAGAAGCGCCCAACGATCCAGATGGCGTCGTCTTGGTGTGGAACACTAAGTTTAAGAAGACGACGCCCGAGTACATATTCCATTGTCAGAGCGCTGTGTTGTCCACCACATTCGCCCGTTTCCATCCCAACTTGATTTTGGGAGGAACATATTCCGGACAGATTGTGCTGTGGGACAATCGAGTGCAGAAACGCACCCCTATCCAAAGAACACCACTTTCCGCATCTGCACACACg CATCCAGTGTACTGTATGAGTGTCGTGGGCACTCAAAATGCGCACAATTTGATCAGTGTGTCGACGGATGGTCGCCTGTGCTCTTGGTCGTTGGATATGTTGGGACAGCCCCAGGAGATTTTAGACTTACACCGCGTTCAGTCGAAACCTGTGGCCGTGACCTGTCTGGATTTCCCACACTCGGACATCAACAACTTCGTGGTCGGCAGTGAGGAGGGTTCCGCCTACTCAGCCTGTCGCCACGGCGCCAAGGCGGGCATTCAGGAGACTTACGATGGACACCAGGGTCCCGTGATGGGTGTCAGTGTCAACAGCGTACAGGGTGGCATCGATTTTTCGCACATGTTCCTCACCTCGTCCATCGATTGGACCATCAAGTTGTGGAGTTTGAAGGATTCAAAGCCCATCTATTCGTTCGAGGATAACGGCGATTACGTACTCGATGTGAAATGGTCGCCCAATCATCCAGCTCTATTCGCCGCTGTAGACGGCAGCGGTCGTTTAGATCTGTGGAATCTAAATCAAGACACGGAGGTGCCGGCCGCCAGCGTGACCGTGGAGGGGGCGCCGGCCCTCAACAAGGTTTCGTGGACGCCGTCCGGTCTTCATGTCACCGTCGGGGATAACCAGGGCAAGATTTGGGTCTACGATGTTGCCGAA AACTTCGCAAACCCTAGGCACGACGAGTGGAATAAATTCCTGTATACCACCCAAGAGTTGCGAAATAATCAGGTGGACGatgaattagaaaaattaaattattctgtttCTAGTACGTCCTTGTCGAACATAACATCTACTCCACTCCGATAA
- the LOC109596504 gene encoding cytoplasmic dynein 1 intermediate chain isoform X1, producing MSDRRAELERKKAKLQALREEKDRRRREKELKDVEEAANRTILGGGGDRKELDEMLSSLGVAPVSDVLSSISSANSLTPEHSINHTPDTSLQPNSLPNNVIAVKKRVPTLSLTVKTTNIPPKEIVTYTKQTQTNASGHERDGSSSSSSPLKGYMEDWWRPRKAHATDYYDEYNLNPGLEWEDEFTVLTYDDGQGEDEEGSLPHMGYGGGGSKLPPGILPHGLPQVKEVQPAVTSVEEEQKKQEVKEIKELSEEQKQMIILSEDFQHFMDRAGRLMERAICEAVDIYTDYSGGPGEDGLDEKSHQRLSFNRAFFDERWSKNRVVTSLDWSPQFPELLLASYNNNEEAPNDPDGVVLVWNTKFKKTTPEYIFHCQSAVLSTTFARFHPNLILGGTYSGQIVLWDNRVQKRTPIQRTPLSASAHTHPVYCMSVVGTQNAHNLISVSTDGRLCSWSLDMLGQPQEILDLHRVQSKPVAVTCLDFPHSDINNFVVGSEEGSAYSACRHGAKAGIQETYDGHQGPVMGVSVNSVQGGIDFSHMFLTSSIDWTIKLWSLKDSKPIYSFEDNGDYVLDVKWSPNHPALFAAVDGSGRLDLWNLNQDTEVPAASVTVEGAPALNKVSWTPSGLHVTVGDNQGKIWVYDVAENFANPRHDEWNKFLYTTQELRNNQVDDELEKLNYSVSSTSLSNITSTPLR from the exons ATGTCAGACAGAAGGGCAGAACTTGAAAGGAAGAAGGCTAAGCTCCAAGCACTTAGGGAAGAAAAAGACAGGCGGAGAAGGGAAAAAGAACTCAAAGATGTGGAGGAAGCAGCTAACAGGACAATTTTGGGAGGAGGTGGTGACAGGAAGGAACTGGATGAGATGCTTAGTTCTCTTGGTGTTGCTCCTGTGTCAGATGTACTATCCAGTATATCTAGTGCTAATTCCTTAACTCCGGAACATAGTATAAACCACACTCCTGATACATCACTGCAGCCAAACAGCTTACCCAACAA TGTAATTGCAGTGAAAAAGAGGGTTCCAACATTATCTCTCACCGTGAAGACTACGAATATACCCCCGAAAGAAATTGTTACTTATACGAAACAGACCCAAACCAATGCATCGGGTCACGAAAGAGACG GATCTTCTTCATCTTCTTCCCCACTTAAAGGCTACATGGAGGACTGGTGGAGGCCTCGCAAAG CTCATGCAACCGATTATTACG ACGAGTACAATCTAAATCCGGGTTTAGAATGGGAGGACGAGTTCACAG TTTTGACGTATGACGATGGGCAAGGCGAGGACGAGGAGGGCAGTCTGCCTCACATGGGCTACGGCGGCGGTGGTAGCAAGCTGCCGCCAGGCATCCTGCCCCACGGACTACCCCAGGTCAAGGAAGTGCAGCCGGCTGTTACCTCTGTCGAGGAGGAACAAAAGAAACAGGAGGTCAAAGAAA TCAAAGAATTGAGCGAGGAGCAAAAGCAGATGATTATCCTGTCGGAGGACTTCCAGCATTTCATGGACCGAGCGGGAAGACTTATGGAACGTGCCATTTGCGAGGCTGTTGATATTTACACCGACTACAGCGGTGGACCTGGAGAAGATGGatt AGACGAAAAGTCGCATCAACGACTGTCGTTCAATCGTGCATTCTTCGACGAGCGATGGTCCAAGAACCGCGTTGTTACGTCCCTGGATTGGTCTCCACAATTTCCGGAGCTATTGCTCGCCTCCTACAACAACAACGAAGAAGCGCCCAACGATCCAGATGGCGTCGTCTTGGTGTGGAACACTAAGTTTAAGAAGACGACGCCCGAGTACATATTCCATTGTCAGAGCGCTGTGTTGTCCACCACATTCGCCCGTTTCCATCCCAACTTGATTTTGGGAGGAACATATTCCGGACAGATTGTGCTGTGGGACAATCGAGTGCAGAAACGCACCCCTATCCAAAGAACACCACTTTCCGCATCTGCACACACg CATCCAGTGTACTGTATGAGTGTCGTGGGCACTCAAAATGCGCACAATTTGATCAGTGTGTCGACGGATGGTCGCCTGTGCTCTTGGTCGTTGGATATGTTGGGACAGCCCCAGGAGATTTTAGACTTACACCGCGTTCAGTCGAAACCTGTGGCCGTGACCTGTCTGGATTTCCCACACTCGGACATCAACAACTTCGTGGTCGGCAGTGAGGAGGGTTCCGCCTACTCAGCCTGTCGCCACGGCGCCAAGGCGGGCATTCAGGAGACTTACGATGGACACCAGGGTCCCGTGATGGGTGTCAGTGTCAACAGCGTACAGGGTGGCATCGATTTTTCGCACATGTTCCTCACCTCGTCCATCGATTGGACCATCAAGTTGTGGAGTTTGAAGGATTCAAAGCCCATCTATTCGTTCGAGGATAACGGCGATTACGTACTCGATGTGAAATGGTCGCCCAATCATCCAGCTCTATTCGCCGCTGTAGACGGCAGCGGTCGTTTAGATCTGTGGAATCTAAATCAAGACACGGAGGTGCCGGCCGCCAGCGTGACCGTGGAGGGGGCGCCGGCCCTCAACAAGGTTTCGTGGACGCCGTCCGGTCTTCATGTCACCGTCGGGGATAACCAGGGCAAGATTTGGGTCTACGATGTTGCCGAA AACTTCGCAAACCCTAGGCACGACGAGTGGAATAAATTCCTGTATACCACCCAAGAGTTGCGAAATAATCAGGTGGACGatgaattagaaaaattaaattattctgtttCTAGTACGTCCTTGTCGAACATAACATCTACTCCACTCCGATAA